One Corythoichthys intestinalis isolate RoL2023-P3 chromosome 9, ASM3026506v1, whole genome shotgun sequence DNA window includes the following coding sequences:
- the ppp4r2b gene encoding serine/threonine-protein phosphatase 4 regulatory subunit 2-B, with product MEIESLQEALRDFEKKTKGETCPILEQFLCHVAKTGETMVQWSQFKNYFLFKLEKVMDDFRASAPEQRGPANPNVESIPFEDMKERILKIVEGYNGIPFTIQRLCELLTEPKRNYTGTDKFLRGVEKNVMVVSCVHPTSEKNGCSTVNRMNGVMLSGSTSSFTERKVNGPGTPRPLNRPKLSLANSLAANGLPDSTESKDLKTDQESVKDVSGSEVSASGESLGSSVKNKHSDTEEDVEPEREVKRLKFGEEEDDEEEEEEEEEDEEEEQEVEMPQPLYGTCVSKEAEAMVHEEEKKVHLKEDASFSAIAVEDQEPTSSTQAETCPDEELAERDKLCRSQNDASDVDQEKQVSPACVARSPETNADSEEFHSDPVSSSSSSSSSNSSSCSIDESVEVAPEDNSPTPSSSTNEPSSEGGMENVSVENGTADKPLEQD from the exons ATGGAAATTGAGTCACTTCAAGAAGCACTCCGAG ACTTTGAGAAGAAAACAAAAGGGGAGACCTGTCCTATATTGGAGCAGTTTTTGTGTCATGTTGCCAAGACTGGAGAAACCAT GGTCCAATGGTCTCAGTTTAAGAACTACTTTCTTTTTAAATTGGAGAAGGTCATGGATGATTTCAGAGCCTCTGCTCCTGAGCAAAGGGGCCCTGCCAATCCCAATGTGGAGTCAATTCCATTTGAAGATATGAAAGAGAGAATCTTGAAGATTGTTGAAGGGTATAATGG TATTCCCTTCACTATACAACGCCTATGCGAGTTACTCACAGAACCTAAGAGGAATTACACAGGAACAGATAAATTTCTTCGAGGTGTGGAGAAG AATGTAATGGTGGTGAGCTGTGTTCATCCAACATCAGA GAAAAATGGATGCAGCACTGTCAATAGAATGAATGGAGTAATGCTTTCCGGAAGCACATCTTCATTCACGGAGAG aaaagtgAATGGTCCGGGAACTCCACGACCACTCAACCGACCAAAGTTATCTCTCGCCAACTCCCTTGCAGCTAATGGCCTGCCTGACAGCACAGAAAGCAAAGACCTCAAAACAGACCAAGAAAGTGTTAAAGATGTATCAGGAAG TGAGGTTTCAGCCTCTGGAGAGAGCTTGGGCAGCTctgtaaaaaacaaacactcgGACACAGAAGAAGACGTGGAACCTGAGCGGGAAGTGAAGAGACTTAAGTTTGGTGAGGAGGAAGAtgatgaggaggaggaggaagaggaagaagaagacGAGGAAGAAGAGCAGGAAGTGGAAATGCCACAGCCTTTGTACGGCACTTGCGTCTCAAAAGAAGCAGAAGCCATGGTCCATGAGGAAGAAAAGAaagttcatttaaaggaagatgCCTCTTTTAGTGCTATAGCTGTTGAAGACCAAG AGCCAACAAGCAGCACTCAGGCTGAAACGTGTCCAGACGAAGAGCTGGCCGAAAGGGACAAGCTGTGCAGATCGCAGAATGATGCCAGTGACGTGGATCAAGAGAAGCAGGTGTCACCTGCTTGTGTTGCTAGAAGCCCAGAGACCAATGCAGATAGTGAGGAGTTTCACAGTGACCCTGTTAGTAGTAGTAGCAGCAGCAGTAGTAGCAATAGTAGCAGTTGTAGCATAGACGAGAGTGTAGAAGTGGCCCCAGAAGATAACTCGCCCACACCATCTAGTAGTACGAATGAGCCTTCTTCAGAGGGTGGTATGGAAAATGTCAGCGTGGAGAATGGAACCGCTGACAAGCCGTTGGAGCAGGACTAG